A window of Coregonus clupeaformis isolate EN_2021a chromosome 28, ASM2061545v1, whole genome shotgun sequence contains these coding sequences:
- the LOC123482150 gene encoding LOW QUALITY PROTEIN: zinc-binding protein A33-like (The sequence of the model RefSeq protein was modified relative to this genomic sequence to represent the inferred CDS: substituted 1 base at 1 genomic stop codon) yields the protein MDVTLDPDMAHPKLILSEDGKQVRHEDTQHNIPDNPGRFSTSHCVFGKKGFSSARLYNEVMVKGKTKWTLGVARESINRKGTMTLNPKNGXWTVWLRNENEYRALTDPGVPLFLIEKPQKVGVFVDYEEGQVSLYDVEDSSHIYSYTGYTFTEKLYPYLCPSNNISGENSVPLIITPVNHPT from the coding sequence ATGGATGTGACTCTGGACCCTGATATGGCACATCCCAAACTCATCCTGTCTGAGGATGGGAAACAAGTGAGACATGAAGATACACAACATAATATTCCTGACAACccagggaggttttccacaaGTCATTGTGTCTTTGGAAAGAAAGGCTTCTCCTCAGCGAGATTATACAATGAGGTGATGGTTAAGGGGAAGACTAAGTGGACATTAGGAGTCGCTAGAGAGTCCATCAATAGGAAGGGGACTATGACCCTGAACCCTAAGAATGGATAATGGACTGTCTGGCTGAGGAATGAAAATGAGTACAGGGCTCTCACTGACCCTGGTGTCCCCCTCTTCCTGATAGAGAAGCCTCAGAAGGTGGGAGTGTTTGTGGATTATGAGGAGGGTCAGGTCTCCCTTTATGATGTGGAGGACAGTTCTCATATCTACTCTTACACTGGCTACACCTTCACAGAGAAACTGTATCCATACTTATGCCCCAGTAATAATATAAGTGGTGAAAACTCTGTCCCTCTGATCATCACTCCTGTCAATCACCCAACATGA